A stretch of Lysobacter sp. K5869 DNA encodes these proteins:
- a CDS encoding LysE family translocator, which yields MHPPHSDGLLAPPTGEPSMSLEHWLAFVAASAVLLALPGPTVLLIVSYALGHGRKAATSTVAGVALGDFTAMTASMLGLGALLAASATLFTALKWIGAAYLVYLGIKLWRAPVSAGAADETAADAPKERPLRIFLHTYAVTALNPKSIIFFVAFLPQFLDTARPLLGQMLIFELTFLVLATANATLYGLLAAMARRSIRKPRVQRTINRVGGSLMIGAGALAVGWKRAAA from the coding sequence TTGCACCCGCCGCATTCCGATGGATTACTGGCGCCTCCCACCGGAGAACCGTCCATGTCACTTGAGCACTGGCTCGCATTCGTCGCCGCATCGGCCGTCCTTCTCGCCCTCCCCGGCCCCACGGTCTTGCTCATCGTCTCCTATGCCCTGGGCCACGGCCGCAAGGCCGCGACCTCCACCGTCGCCGGCGTCGCGCTCGGCGACTTCACCGCCATGACCGCCTCCATGCTCGGCCTGGGCGCGCTGCTGGCGGCCTCGGCGACGCTGTTCACCGCCCTGAAATGGATCGGCGCGGCCTACCTCGTCTACCTCGGCATCAAACTCTGGCGCGCGCCGGTGTCCGCGGGCGCCGCCGACGAAACGGCCGCCGACGCGCCGAAGGAACGGCCGCTGCGGATCTTCCTGCACACCTACGCCGTCACCGCGCTGAACCCGAAAAGCATCATCTTCTTCGTAGCGTTCCTGCCGCAGTTCCTCGACACCGCGCGGCCGCTGCTCGGGCAAATGCTGATCTTCGAACTCACCTTCCTCGTGCTCGCCACCGCCAACGCGACGCTGTACGGTCTCCTGGCCGCGATGGCGCGCCGCTCGATCCGCAAGCCGCGCGTGCAGCGCACGATCAACCGGGTCGGCGGCTCGCTGATGATCGGCGCCGGCGCGCTGGCCGTGGGGTGGAAACGCGCGGCGGCCTGA
- a CDS encoding DUF952 domain-containing protein: MTTIALLASMLIGGADADERAAHPTIAYKILTRPETEALRTHGRFAGSPADLADGFIHLSTAEQLTGTADRHFPGQTDLFLAAVNVEATGETMKWERSPRSGLIFPHLYGVLEQRWVMSLAPLRRDSEGRVVVGISSASPDGPSPPA; this comes from the coding sequence ATGACGACTATCGCGCTGCTCGCGTCGATGCTCATCGGCGGCGCGGACGCGGACGAACGCGCCGCGCACCCGACCATCGCCTACAAGATCCTGACCCGGCCGGAAACCGAAGCCCTGCGAACCCACGGCCGCTTCGCAGGCTCGCCCGCCGACCTCGCCGACGGCTTCATCCACCTGTCCACCGCCGAACAACTCACCGGCACCGCCGACCGCCATTTCCCCGGCCAGACCGACCTGTTCCTCGCCGCGGTGAACGTCGAAGCCACCGGCGAAACGATGAAGTGGGAACGCTCGCCGCGCAGCGGCCTGATCTTTCCGCACCTGTACGGCGTGCTGGAACAGCGCTGGGTGATGTCCTTGGCGCCGCTGCGGCGCGATAGCGAAGGGCGCGTGGTGGTGGGAATATCCTCCGCTTCACCCGACGGCCCATCCCCCCCGGCGTGA
- a CDS encoding phospholipase D-like domain-containing protein, giving the protein MRTKVKGSELKAAAYAGTYVVALAWDTHNGKAPTRPDLLGFGIERTEFDVAGAEVERYWLRGIKRFQNKHEELPPGTLVSTAEHPVQGFQWADYTAKSGTRYRYRIVPIHGTVKNPKPDDAAAVELEVTCELEGDQLTDPNDTAVRHDVFFNRGVIGSQAYARKFENREPDPDNPRSPEMQWLSRGLFEALVRFIGLAGDGMGLRAALYEFHYQPVANAFTKAIEAGADVKIVYDAASSYKTDNEATIDASGLRDHDAVIGRTVSEGIRHNKFIVLLKGDTPIAVWTGSTNVSAGGIFGHSNVGHIVWDEDVAAKYLDYWQRLADNLTPTKLRPHNQTATPVPTGKPPKRSVTPLFSARDGKDENTTLQWYADRLAEAREVSCTTFAFNIDDTFQQVLSQDNDVIRYIVKDDPLGETESIGNDRDVIFAAGAYLDRDALSNFLQERSNPLNRNRYIHNKFMLIDPLSDDPLVITGSANFSKPSQRINDENMLVIRGDTRVADIYFGEYLRVFDHHYARYIVRLLSDAGRSDPDAGYLKPRAADWVPAHFNPNSYKSKRRKYFASPKK; this is encoded by the coding sequence ATGCGCACCAAAGTGAAAGGCAGCGAACTGAAGGCGGCCGCGTACGCGGGAACCTACGTGGTGGCCCTCGCCTGGGACACCCACAACGGCAAGGCGCCCACGCGCCCCGACCTGCTCGGCTTCGGTATCGAACGCACCGAGTTCGACGTGGCCGGCGCCGAAGTCGAACGCTATTGGCTGCGCGGGATCAAGCGCTTCCAGAACAAACACGAAGAGCTGCCGCCCGGCACCCTGGTCTCCACCGCCGAGCACCCGGTGCAAGGCTTCCAATGGGCCGATTACACCGCCAAGAGCGGCACCCGCTACCGCTACCGGATCGTGCCGATCCACGGCACCGTCAAGAACCCCAAGCCCGACGACGCCGCGGCCGTCGAACTCGAGGTGACCTGCGAACTGGAAGGCGACCAACTCACCGACCCTAACGACACCGCCGTCCGCCACGACGTCTTCTTCAACCGCGGCGTGATCGGCTCGCAAGCCTACGCGCGCAAATTCGAGAACCGCGAACCCGACCCCGACAACCCGCGCTCGCCGGAAATGCAATGGCTCTCGCGCGGCCTGTTCGAAGCGCTGGTCCGCTTCATCGGCCTGGCCGGCGACGGCATGGGGCTGCGCGCCGCGCTCTACGAATTCCACTACCAACCGGTGGCCAACGCCTTCACCAAAGCCATCGAAGCCGGCGCGGACGTGAAGATCGTCTACGACGCGGCCAGCTCCTACAAGACCGACAACGAAGCGACCATCGACGCCTCGGGCCTGCGCGACCACGACGCGGTGATCGGCCGCACCGTCAGCGAAGGCATCCGCCACAACAAGTTCATCGTCCTGCTGAAAGGGGACACCCCCATCGCGGTGTGGACCGGATCGACCAACGTCTCCGCCGGCGGCATTTTCGGCCACTCCAACGTCGGCCACATCGTCTGGGACGAAGACGTGGCCGCGAAGTACCTCGACTACTGGCAGCGACTGGCCGACAACCTCACCCCGACCAAGCTGCGCCCGCACAACCAGACCGCGACCCCGGTCCCGACCGGCAAACCGCCCAAGCGCTCGGTCACCCCGCTGTTCTCCGCCCGCGACGGCAAGGACGAAAACACCACCCTGCAGTGGTACGCCGACCGGCTCGCCGAAGCCCGCGAAGTCTCCTGCACCACCTTCGCCTTCAACATCGACGACACCTTCCAACAGGTGCTGAGCCAGGACAACGACGTCATCCGCTACATCGTCAAGGACGACCCGCTGGGCGAAACCGAATCCATCGGCAACGACCGCGACGTGATCTTCGCCGCCGGCGCCTACCTCGACCGCGACGCGCTGTCGAACTTCCTCCAGGAACGCTCGAACCCGCTCAACCGCAACCGCTACATCCACAACAAGTTCATGCTCATCGACCCCTTGAGCGACGACCCCCTCGTCATCACCGGCTCGGCCAACTTCAGCAAGCCCTCGCAGCGCATCAACGACGAAAACATGCTGGTCATCCGCGGCGACACCCGCGTCGCCGACATCTACTTCGGCGAATACCTGCGCGTGTTCGACCACCACTACGCGCGCTACATCGTCCGCCTGCTCAGCGACGCCGGACGCTCCGACCCCGACGCCGGCTACCTCAAGCCGCGCGCCGCCGACTGGGTGCCGGCGCACTTCAACCCCAACAGCTACAAATCCAAGCGGCGCAAGTACTTCGCATCGCCGAAGAAGTGA
- a CDS encoding ATP-binding protein, with product MSTPEDIQSVAKAVKPAIKTAAIPRAGYEYQDLAGIEILLRHYRDPGLFNWVKLEADDSQFKALDDVVAERVDGSYEFVQVKFTVDSERYELDWPWLLEKSGKGTSMLAKWATSLARVAAMGRIHSACLKTNRLPSAGFRKGLVGNRVSLGKLDAGLRKSIEAECGGQAEAELFFNSFDFLGEQPDFQDYERLLRDQIVPSDTDPLGWVYFRHHVRTWATNKNQPSPGGKILREHVTQVINKRRPQPLRQDFVVPDGYQPPSSIFYETIRTRLQDNKSTTVLWGTPGRGKSTFLSYLTLKLQKEGAAVLRHHYFIPAEEDFSDRTSFADIAASLLEQLGARHAEAMDGVSDNERDFRRSIKAAAANLAKEDKRLYIVIDGLDHVWRDNRRVDQLNHLFNELLPPPENVSVIVGTQRVPDEQLPSKLLTLARDEDWQEIPAMEQTSVHSWLALMNEVRPLLLRFDPTPDRRAELVSEVAEALFQISQGHPLHLIYAYEQLVRAGVPISADDVKALAPCPDGDIKTYYQGLWVRLTPTAKNALHMLAGSGFHWPSLGIRQVLGDFSEIDHLLEPRRFGMVPFHSSVFAWVRERPDHDESYVSLLPKIVDWLENEAPEYWRWGWLWLTKARAGDFADLMAGTNRDWVVSSLSSGWPPEQIESILKSAEEKCFLDGDLPGTVKRRSLKTRVSNGRDYQARDFSLFLATALTVSKNRQQTLNLIDAPFELSDEEVGAIGRCGLTELASETQPACLSELGRRINTWISLRHRPYAEFTKLIDQLIAVSAQMGATDVERVLSFLLGFEEPDPYIAKLIRSLGNARNLAGLQLALTKLQDDAWEEHRTLACDEIIRIAGSNGADARQLILSGNGPISPFAAYWFLSRGFDLPSEVRHADVPTELIQGRYTYGMREEVAAFFWDSFWSALYVAMRAGDAPYTLIPRDLGGEEGWIGVGLAQLEEVAASIATGELKADFAAVYLGSADIAAVLHGPSPEEDYTQYIAYCEALRRIALDLHLATSNGTRVSVATFEIARGSVHWSDEIWVARTSASRAPVLEPAAAKTMLTDEANRLVSKVVEFSERSERWTLLADVAKLYNDAEQQAYLRHAAECVVGYGWRKDLGAFEVLDAISWVHSKDPSNTRKWLETTAPIVDQITEFTDGDETGHVRSELIDAVNKCLSEFLPSLFEHHVDEDEHRYADECIIEYVGSMDLSLEESRALAGTLIDTRTLEALEKRALDDGAARRLVDAQVAFLGGHPPPERYESSNSESENESKELPDATLFGPECFSDVLAASEAVDYKLRSGFFASWLNHCRENGAATRALRCIWSYFESSEQTYGADEILDEAFRLSLEVEGKEAAYPWLVKAHIHRSGWQSWFNSEKEAMDRLELAATNFADRWLSYIRDTSVPAPYYRRRGHGLVIGYKYLVRFLVLAGQIEVASAVTDAFVKTLADEVQDQPIPPASWFKPSSPGISNGLGMLFTRLKWPVPMARFLVARKIRELLENAVTRPAATAALLEHLERCRYESETCEVLNLLMLASEDARPPHSVVACRIKHPSILADLLLEKTFGNGKAIGGWRQTYSPEFPHDFEPSAYFEEHKTSHVPPVYRNHFLELERKSGFPFGTQWAFEWKNICESLGTHYTRYPYYFGDFSELREGIIGQFWQRMREAYLSAYLRTLAFAVSELGLPQAFAEDRCLHMVYGIHGLHELTPARRPDWLGDFPEEALASGGELETVARQFLSAIQIDGMRLTSLRTPLKSSVDNYAILDISSHLVTSDYEPGADPKFYEMGRILQAENLRLEGELSLLPLQSIEAEGKSGSEFAVCVDLTPLPFGSWQSDVISVGLPVPEPHVASGNLRCTTDAIELIDPSGAVIGRTITWNDHWSPLYPREGRTRCGVAAFLNSAALDISQKRTKRELAWSIAITTWRREESLEAYSAHRRSVFFKDV from the coding sequence TTGAGTACGCCTGAAGATATCCAATCTGTCGCCAAGGCGGTCAAGCCGGCAATAAAGACGGCCGCCATTCCGCGTGCTGGTTATGAGTATCAGGATCTGGCCGGAATCGAAATTCTACTCCGGCACTACCGAGACCCTGGCTTATTCAATTGGGTAAAGCTAGAAGCGGACGATAGCCAGTTCAAAGCTCTCGACGACGTTGTGGCGGAGCGAGTCGATGGGTCCTACGAGTTCGTCCAGGTCAAGTTTACGGTTGACTCGGAAAGGTACGAGCTCGACTGGCCCTGGCTTCTTGAGAAGTCCGGGAAGGGGACTTCCATGCTTGCGAAATGGGCGACTTCATTAGCCCGCGTAGCCGCCATGGGGCGGATTCACTCTGCTTGCCTGAAAACAAACCGACTCCCGTCTGCTGGGTTCCGGAAAGGACTCGTCGGCAATCGAGTTTCGTTAGGCAAGCTCGACGCAGGACTGCGGAAATCGATAGAGGCTGAATGCGGCGGTCAAGCCGAAGCTGAGCTCTTTTTCAACTCGTTCGATTTCTTGGGCGAACAGCCAGATTTTCAAGACTACGAGCGACTGCTTCGAGATCAAATTGTGCCGTCAGATACCGACCCACTTGGATGGGTCTATTTTCGACACCACGTGCGCACATGGGCAACCAACAAGAATCAACCGTCCCCTGGTGGAAAGATTCTTCGGGAGCACGTAACCCAGGTGATCAACAAGCGCAGGCCTCAGCCTCTGCGCCAGGACTTTGTCGTTCCTGACGGATACCAGCCCCCAAGCAGCATCTTTTACGAAACCATCAGGACCCGGCTTCAGGACAACAAATCAACCACCGTTCTTTGGGGTACACCAGGCCGTGGGAAAAGTACTTTCCTGAGCTATTTGACGCTGAAACTCCAGAAAGAAGGCGCTGCGGTCCTCCGCCATCACTATTTCATTCCAGCGGAGGAAGACTTCTCCGATCGAACATCCTTTGCTGATATTGCAGCTTCCCTACTCGAACAACTTGGCGCGCGGCATGCCGAAGCGATGGACGGAGTCTCCGACAACGAGCGAGACTTTCGGCGATCTATCAAAGCAGCCGCCGCTAACTTGGCCAAGGAGGACAAGCGCCTCTACATCGTCATCGATGGACTGGACCATGTGTGGCGGGACAACAGGCGGGTAGATCAACTCAATCACCTGTTCAATGAGCTTCTTCCGCCTCCGGAGAACGTGAGCGTCATTGTAGGAACGCAGCGAGTTCCCGATGAGCAACTACCGAGCAAGCTATTGACGCTCGCAAGGGATGAGGATTGGCAGGAGATTCCTGCCATGGAACAAACATCTGTTCATAGTTGGCTTGCGCTCATGAACGAGGTCAGGCCACTACTGCTGCGCTTTGACCCAACTCCGGACCGCAGAGCTGAGTTGGTGAGTGAAGTTGCCGAAGCTCTCTTCCAGATTAGCCAGGGGCATCCGCTGCATCTGATCTACGCGTATGAGCAGCTTGTTCGCGCTGGAGTACCGATTTCTGCCGACGATGTGAAGGCCCTGGCCCCCTGCCCGGACGGCGACATCAAGACCTACTACCAAGGTCTTTGGGTTCGACTGACCCCCACGGCGAAGAATGCCCTACACATGTTGGCGGGATCCGGGTTCCATTGGCCCAGTCTCGGCATTAGACAGGTACTAGGCGACTTCAGCGAGATTGATCACCTTCTCGAGCCGCGCCGTTTTGGCATGGTGCCGTTCCATTCCAGCGTGTTTGCTTGGGTTCGAGAAAGGCCTGATCACGACGAATCGTATGTCTCGCTATTGCCGAAGATCGTGGATTGGCTTGAGAACGAAGCCCCAGAGTATTGGCGATGGGGATGGCTATGGCTGACTAAGGCGCGAGCCGGCGATTTCGCTGATCTGATGGCTGGAACGAATCGTGACTGGGTGGTTTCGTCGCTCTCGAGCGGTTGGCCTCCAGAGCAGATCGAGAGCATTCTGAAATCGGCGGAAGAGAAGTGTTTCCTTGACGGAGACCTTCCCGGTACCGTTAAACGTCGCAGTCTTAAGACGCGCGTGTCGAACGGTCGAGATTACCAAGCGCGAGACTTTTCTCTGTTTCTCGCAACTGCGTTAACAGTCTCCAAGAATCGCCAGCAGACGCTCAATCTTATTGACGCCCCCTTCGAGCTTTCAGACGAAGAGGTTGGCGCAATCGGGCGATGTGGCCTTACCGAGTTGGCATCGGAAACTCAGCCGGCCTGCCTAAGTGAGCTAGGGCGACGCATAAACACCTGGATTTCACTGCGCCACCGCCCGTATGCGGAGTTCACCAAACTCATTGATCAGCTAATTGCAGTTAGCGCGCAGATGGGGGCTACCGATGTAGAGCGAGTCCTGAGCTTTCTTCTCGGGTTCGAGGAGCCCGATCCGTACATTGCCAAATTGATTCGCTCGTTAGGGAATGCTCGAAATCTAGCGGGACTCCAACTTGCGCTGACGAAGCTGCAGGATGATGCCTGGGAAGAACATCGGACCCTTGCTTGCGATGAAATCATCAGAATTGCTGGATCAAATGGAGCGGACGCGCGGCAACTGATCTTAAGCGGGAATGGGCCCATTTCACCCTTCGCGGCCTATTGGTTTCTTAGCAGAGGCTTCGATCTGCCATCTGAAGTACGTCACGCCGATGTACCGACCGAGCTCATACAGGGTCGCTACACGTACGGAATGAGAGAGGAGGTGGCCGCCTTCTTTTGGGATTCATTCTGGTCCGCGCTATACGTAGCAATGCGTGCTGGGGACGCGCCGTACACCTTGATTCCACGGGATCTAGGGGGAGAAGAAGGCTGGATCGGAGTGGGATTGGCTCAGCTCGAAGAAGTTGCGGCCTCGATTGCTACAGGCGAACTCAAGGCGGACTTTGCGGCTGTGTACTTGGGATCAGCAGATATTGCGGCGGTGTTGCATGGCCCGTCGCCAGAGGAAGACTACACACAGTACATCGCGTATTGCGAGGCGCTTCGCAGGATTGCGTTAGACCTCCACCTTGCGACAAGTAACGGGACTCGAGTATCGGTGGCTACTTTCGAAATCGCGAGAGGCTCCGTACATTGGTCCGACGAAATCTGGGTTGCGCGTACCAGCGCATCCCGGGCCCCCGTTCTAGAGCCGGCTGCAGCTAAGACGATGCTGACAGATGAGGCCAATCGGCTTGTATCTAAGGTTGTGGAGTTTAGCGAAAGGTCTGAGCGATGGACTCTGTTGGCCGATGTAGCGAAGCTCTATAACGACGCGGAGCAACAAGCCTATCTGCGCCACGCAGCAGAATGCGTAGTCGGGTACGGGTGGAGGAAGGACCTGGGTGCGTTTGAAGTATTGGACGCCATTTCGTGGGTTCACTCCAAAGATCCTTCGAACACACGCAAATGGCTGGAAACGACTGCGCCGATAGTTGATCAGATCACGGAGTTTACGGATGGGGACGAGACCGGTCACGTCAGGTCGGAGCTCATTGACGCCGTGAACAAATGTCTCTCGGAGTTCCTGCCAAGCCTTTTTGAGCATCACGTTGATGAGGACGAGCACAGGTACGCAGACGAATGCATCATCGAATACGTAGGATCCATGGATCTTTCCCTGGAGGAGTCGCGCGCCCTCGCTGGAACTCTAATCGACACCAGGACGTTGGAGGCTCTCGAGAAGCGGGCTCTCGACGATGGAGCGGCAAGGAGGCTTGTTGATGCGCAAGTGGCATTCCTTGGTGGACACCCGCCGCCAGAACGATATGAATCATCAAATTCGGAGTCGGAAAACGAAAGCAAGGAGCTGCCGGATGCGACTTTGTTCGGGCCAGAGTGTTTCTCGGATGTCCTGGCTGCATCGGAGGCCGTTGACTACAAGCTGCGTAGCGGATTCTTCGCCTCCTGGCTCAACCACTGCCGTGAAAACGGGGCCGCCACACGAGCATTGCGCTGCATTTGGTCATATTTCGAGAGCTCCGAGCAAACATACGGCGCTGACGAGATTCTTGATGAGGCATTTCGCCTTAGCCTAGAGGTAGAAGGTAAGGAAGCGGCGTATCCATGGTTAGTGAAGGCACACATTCATCGTAGCGGGTGGCAGAGCTGGTTCAATTCCGAGAAGGAGGCGATGGACCGACTCGAGTTAGCTGCTACCAACTTCGCGGACCGTTGGCTTTCCTACATCCGAGACACGTCAGTGCCGGCACCCTACTATCGGCGACGCGGCCACGGGTTAGTCATCGGCTACAAGTACCTGGTGCGATTCCTCGTCTTGGCTGGCCAGATTGAGGTCGCAAGCGCCGTAACCGACGCCTTCGTAAAAACTCTGGCCGATGAGGTGCAAGACCAGCCGATTCCACCGGCGTCTTGGTTCAAGCCCAGCAGCCCTGGAATCTCGAATGGCCTCGGCATGCTTTTTACGCGGCTGAAATGGCCGGTGCCGATGGCCCGTTTTCTAGTGGCAAGAAAAATTCGAGAGTTGTTGGAGAACGCTGTAACACGACCTGCGGCTACTGCCGCCCTGCTTGAACATCTTGAGCGCTGCAGGTACGAATCTGAGACCTGCGAAGTACTTAATCTGCTGATGCTCGCATCCGAGGACGCTCGCCCACCGCATAGCGTTGTGGCGTGCCGCATCAAGCATCCCTCAATCCTTGCCGACCTCCTGCTCGAGAAGACATTTGGGAACGGGAAGGCTATCGGCGGGTGGAGGCAAACGTACTCCCCGGAGTTTCCGCACGATTTTGAGCCGAGTGCCTATTTCGAAGAGCACAAGACATCGCACGTTCCGCCGGTGTATCGCAATCACTTCTTGGAGCTGGAGCGGAAGAGCGGCTTCCCTTTTGGAACGCAATGGGCGTTTGAATGGAAAAACATTTGCGAGTCACTCGGCACTCACTACACACGATACCCGTACTACTTCGGCGACTTCTCTGAGCTTCGTGAGGGCATCATTGGACAGTTCTGGCAAAGGATGCGCGAAGCATATCTTTCGGCCTACCTGAGAACGCTCGCATTTGCCGTCTCGGAATTGGGCTTGCCTCAAGCGTTTGCAGAGGACCGTTGCCTACATATGGTTTACGGTATCCATGGCCTGCATGAACTGACGCCAGCCCGCCGACCAGATTGGCTGGGGGACTTTCCCGAAGAGGCTCTAGCGTCAGGAGGCGAATTGGAGACGGTTGCTCGCCAGTTCCTCAGTGCCATTCAGATAGATGGCATGCGGCTCACGTCCCTCAGGACTCCCCTCAAATCGTCCGTCGACAACTACGCGATATTGGACATCAGCTCTCACCTTGTAACTTCCGACTACGAGCCAGGCGCCGACCCAAAGTTTTACGAGATGGGGCGAATTCTCCAGGCCGAGAACCTGAGACTAGAGGGGGAGCTGTCGTTGCTACCGCTACAGTCGATAGAGGCCGAGGGCAAGTCGGGTTCCGAATTTGCCGTTTGCGTGGATCTGACGCCCTTGCCCTTCGGTTCTTGGCAATCTGATGTGATTAGCGTCGGATTGCCCGTCCCTGAGCCGCATGTGGCGTCAGGCAATCTCCGTTGCACTACAGATGCGATCGAGTTGATAGACCCTTCAGGGGCAGTCATCGGAAGAACGATCACCTGGAACGATCACTGGAGCCCGCTGTACCCGCGCGAAGGCAGGACACGATGCGGCGTAGCCGCATTTCTCAACTCAGCCGCCCTTGACATTTCGCAAAAGCGCACGAAACGAGAGTTGGCTTGGTCCATCGCAATAACCACCTGGCGCCGCGAGGAAAGTCTGGAAGCCTATTCGGCCCACCGTCGATCCGTTTTCTTTAAGGACGTGTAG
- a CDS encoding DoxX family protein → MNIRLQALAMSIARVLMALIFILSGLSKIGAADATRGYMEAMGVPGALLWPTIVFEIGAGLLIALGYRTRVVAALLVGFCLMTAAIFHHQFADQIQMIMFLKNITMAGGFLLLSSVGAGTISLDSKVGRA, encoded by the coding sequence ATGAACATTCGACTGCAAGCGCTCGCCATGAGCATCGCCCGCGTGCTGATGGCCCTGATCTTCATCCTGTCCGGCCTTTCCAAGATCGGCGCGGCGGATGCCACCCGTGGCTACATGGAAGCAATGGGCGTGCCCGGCGCGCTGTTGTGGCCCACTATCGTGTTCGAGATCGGTGCGGGCCTGCTGATCGCGCTGGGGTACCGCACCCGCGTCGTCGCAGCGCTGCTCGTGGGCTTCTGCCTGATGACCGCCGCGATCTTCCATCACCAGTTCGCCGACCAGATCCAGATGATCATGTTCCTCAAGAACATAACGATGGCGGGTGGGTTCCTGCTGTTGAGCAGTGTTGGCGCGGGGACCATCAGCCTCGATTCCAAGGTTGGTCGAGCCTAG
- a CDS encoding SgcJ/EcaC family oxidoreductase gives MKIHNPTGLLAVAVLALLPLAAIAADAPFGNRDQTAIKRQLDRYEQALNSSDIDAVMQLYAADAVFMPQHSQPAVGRDEVRTAYRKVFGAIRLDIDFNIDEIRVLSRDWAYARTRSNGTVKVLASEQPPVPEANQEIFLLHRESDGQWRFARYIFSTTNPPKKP, from the coding sequence ATGAAAATCCATAACCCAACTGGCTTGCTGGCAGTGGCCGTGCTCGCGTTGCTGCCCTTGGCGGCCATCGCCGCAGACGCCCCGTTCGGCAATCGCGACCAAACCGCCATCAAACGCCAACTCGACCGTTACGAGCAGGCGCTGAACAGCTCCGACATCGACGCCGTCATGCAGCTCTACGCCGCGGACGCCGTGTTCATGCCGCAGCACAGCCAGCCGGCAGTAGGCCGCGACGAAGTCCGCACGGCCTATCGGAAGGTCTTCGGCGCCATCCGCCTGGACATCGACTTCAACATCGACGAGATCCGGGTGTTGTCGCGCGACTGGGCCTACGCCCGCACGCGCTCCAACGGCACGGTGAAAGTGCTCGCATCGGAACAACCTCCCGTCCCGGAGGCCAACCAAGAAATCTTCCTGCTGCATCGTGAATCCGATGGCCAGTGGCGCTTTGCCCGCTACATCTTTTCCACCACCAACCCGCCCAAAAAACCTTGA
- a CDS encoding zinc-binding dehydrogenase, whose protein sequence is MKAYVIEQSGGPEVLQLRDIASPEPGADEVQIRVRAFGLNRAEVYRRLGRMGPISGQVVPGIEAVGEVIRDPLGLFRTGQRVATAMGGLQFSRNGSYAEQVTVLRQNVVSLDNSDLPWDELAALPEAYLTVWGALDRSLAIQAGQTLLVRGATSSVGLAAVTYAKARGLRVVATTRSTANRQRLQEMGADAVVVDTGEIAPQVREIAPSGVDAVLEVVGAATLRDSIRTVRPFGGVSVIGLLGGPPLLEQFQLMQDLPGAVRLNFFPSGLLGTPAMPLQESPLPWIAGEVAGGRMPSLRSSTFDFDDVRRAHSLIESDRALGKFVVRL, encoded by the coding sequence ATGAAGGCTTATGTGATCGAACAGTCCGGCGGCCCGGAAGTCCTGCAATTGCGCGACATCGCCTCACCCGAGCCCGGTGCGGACGAAGTGCAGATTCGCGTGCGTGCCTTCGGCCTCAATCGCGCCGAGGTGTATCGCCGCCTCGGCAGGATGGGCCCGATCTCGGGCCAGGTCGTGCCCGGCATCGAAGCGGTCGGCGAAGTCATCCGTGATCCGTTAGGCCTCTTCCGCACGGGCCAGCGTGTCGCCACCGCGATGGGCGGCCTGCAGTTCAGCCGCAACGGCAGTTATGCCGAGCAGGTGACGGTGTTGCGGCAGAACGTGGTCTCGCTCGACAACAGCGATTTGCCATGGGATGAACTCGCCGCTTTGCCCGAAGCCTACCTGACCGTGTGGGGCGCGCTCGACCGCAGCCTCGCGATCCAAGCGGGACAAACCCTGCTGGTGCGAGGCGCGACGTCCTCGGTGGGACTGGCCGCCGTGACGTACGCGAAGGCGCGTGGCCTGCGCGTCGTCGCGACCACCCGGTCGACGGCCAACCGCCAGCGCCTGCAGGAGATGGGAGCCGACGCTGTCGTCGTCGACACGGGTGAGATCGCCCCGCAAGTGCGCGAGATCGCTCCGTCCGGGGTCGACGCCGTCCTGGAGGTCGTGGGGGCTGCGACCTTGCGCGATTCGATCAGGACCGTTCGCCCGTTCGGCGGGGTGTCGGTAATCGGCCTGCTCGGTGGCCCGCCGCTACTGGAGCAGTTCCAACTGATGCAGGACCTGCCCGGCGCAGTGCGGCTGAACTTTTTCCCCAGCGGCCTGCTCGGCACGCCGGCCATGCCCTTGCAGGAATCGCCGCTGCCCTGGATCGCCGGTGAAGTCGCGGGCGGCCGCATGCCCTCGCTGCGCAGCAGCACCTTCGATTTCGATGATGTCCGTCGCGCGCACAGCCTGATCGAAAGCGATCGTGCGCTCGGCAAGTTCGTTGTACGCCTATAA
- a CDS encoding nuclear transport factor 2 family protein: protein MSIQSVLQSYETALNANDIDTILGLYGREPVFMPQHAPALVGRDAVRAGYEQVFATIKLAIRFDLHEIEEAGDWAWARTSSAGRTQILAAGVEVSEGNNELFVFRREEGAWKIHRYLFATTQPRA from the coding sequence ATGTCCATCCAGTCCGTCCTGCAGTCCTACGAGACCGCCCTCAACGCCAACGACATCGACACCATCCTCGGCCTGTATGGCCGCGAGCCCGTGTTCATGCCGCAGCACGCCCCGGCCCTGGTGGGCCGCGACGCCGTGCGCGCGGGTTACGAACAGGTGTTCGCCACGATCAAGCTCGCCATCCGCTTCGACCTCCATGAGATCGAAGAAGCCGGCGACTGGGCTTGGGCGCGCACCAGCTCCGCCGGTCGCACGCAGATCCTCGCCGCGGGCGTGGAAGTGAGCGAAGGCAACAACGAGCTGTTCGTGTTCCGTCGCGAAGAAGGCGCGTGGAAGATCCACCGCTACCTGTTCGCGACCACCCAGCCGCGCGCCTGA